The DNA window AGACGGTGGAGCCTTCGACGAGGGGCAGGATGTCCCGTTGCACGCCGGAGCGTGAAACATCGGGTCCGCTGCCGCCTTCGCGTCCGACGATTTTGTCGATTTCGTCCAGAAAGACGATGCCGGATTGCTCTACTTTCTCCACGGCGTCTTGTACGATTTGATCCATATCGACGAGGCGGTCCGCTTCTTCCTGAATCAAAATCGGACGGGCTTCGGAGACTTTCATCTTCTTGCGCTTTTTGCGGGTGGGGAGCATCTTTTCCACCATGTCCTTGAGATCGATGCCGATCTCTTCGAATCCCGCGCCCGGAGGCACGCCGACGACGACATTACTGGCGCGCTCCGTCACTTCAGGTTCGACGAGGCGATCTTCCAATTTGCCCTCGCGAAGCATGGCGCGGAATTTTTCCCGCGTGGCTTCCAGGCGCAGTTCCTGCGTTTTTTCTTCCTCCTGGAAGCGGTTGGGATCGCTGTACGTGCGGGGCATGTGCGCCGGGATGAGAAGATCGAGCAGGCGATTTTCTGCTCCTTTTTCGGCGGCGTTCCGGCATTCCTCGATCTTTTGCGCGCGCTGATGGGTGACGGCGAGTTCCACCAGGTCGCGGACGATCGATTCCACGTCGCGCCCCACATAACCCACTTCGGTGAATTTGGAGGCTTCCACTTTTACGAAGGGGGCGTCGACCAAACGGGCGAGGCGGCGGGCGATTTCCGTTTTGCCGACGCCGGTGGGGCCGATCATGATGATATTCTTGGGATAGACGTCTTCCCGCATATCCGGTTCGAGGGCGCGGCGGCGCAGCCGGTTGCGCAGAGCGATGGCGACCGATTTTTTGGCGTCGTCCTGGCCAACGATGTATTTATCCAACTCTTGGACGATTTGTTTGGGCGTCAATCCCTCCAACGTAGTCTGATTTTTTATGGCGAATTCCGTACTCACGTTTTGTTCGTTCATCCTTTTTCCTTGATTCGTTTACGATTTCTTTTTTTTCTCGTTCCCGTTATCGGTTTCGGGCTTCGGCAACGATTCGAAGACGAGGCGGTCGTTGGTGAAGATGCAGATTTCCGCCGCC is part of the Candidatus Omnitrophota bacterium genome and encodes:
- the hslU gene encoding ATP-dependent protease ATPase subunit HslU — encoded protein: MNEQNVSTEFAIKNQTTLEGLTPKQIVQELDKYIVGQDDAKKSVAIALRNRLRRRALEPDMREDVYPKNIIMIGPTGVGKTEIARRLARLVDAPFVKVEASKFTEVGYVGRDVESIVRDLVELAVTHQRAQKIEECRNAAEKGAENRLLDLLIPAHMPRTYSDPNRFQEEEKTQELRLEATREKFRAMLREGKLEDRLVEPEVTERASNVVVGVPPGAGFEEIGIDLKDMVEKMLPTRKKRKKMKVSEARPILIQEEADRLVDMDQIVQDAVEKVEQSGIVFLDEIDKIVGREGGSGPDVSRSGVQRDILPLVEGSTVFTKYGMVRTDHILFIAAGAFHGSSPSDLIPELQGRFPIRVELDDLDEEDFKRILKEPKNSLLRQYAALLITEGVTIEFRDDAVEELAAMAARINDETENIGARRLHTIMEALLENISYEAPERAGETIVIDRDFVKEKLGDIVEDADLSRYIL